The sequence ACATCCCAGCTCATGGACAGAGGAAATTTGCCATCAATTCTTCCTCTTATTTCAATGTCTGTTGTTTTCTTACTTgtgtttcagaatggagaagagctCGGAACAATTCAGGTAACACAACACACAGCACATTCTAATATGggatgaacctcccaaatccaggtcTCTTGTCCACAACATCTGGACAAAGTGCCTCAGCAGCGAGGAGTGGGAACTTGCCAGGagaacacagggctggggaaTCCTGGCTGCACCAGCAGCGTCTGGGACAGGCAGCAACTAGGGAGTCTTGGCCCTGGCTGGGTAACCCCCATTATCAGAGGGTTCAAGTGGGGAACGGAAGCTCCCATCCCACCCAAGAAACTTCCAGGGAACCCCCAGAGGAAGAAGGATTGGCCCCATCAGTGGTGCCAGCAGTGGAATCCTGGGAAATCCCAAGCAACAATATCTCAATATTAAAGAAAGCTGCATGTTTGATACAAACTAGATACACAGCCTGTTCTTGTGAGAGGACACAGCTCCTACGGGCTTTACTTCCAAGCTCCTAAACTCATTTTGCCACCTGATTCTGACCCTGTTTACACCAGTTTCACACCTTTTTAAGGCTAATGACTTCTATGGGGTTACTCCCCAACTACATTAGTCAGATCAGAATCAACCTGCAACAAGAGTTCCCTGAGTAATGACCGATGCTGTGGCTTTCAAAAATCTTTAAGGGATTTCAGATCACAAATTTCATCGCCATTCAATGAGGCCTTGTAATATGGGACCTATATCTCTTAGCCATGCCACTGTGGCAGGATGGAAAGCTACACTGACTGATTCCATCCCTCTTATGCCTCCACTCTCAAGTCTGTATTCATCACGTTCATTATCTAGCCCTTTGTTTGGGTCCTTGTGCTAACTTTGTGAAGCCTGTCAGGGGTAGACTGCACCCTAACCCCTACAGAGAGCCAGATACCCTTTGACAGACCTGCATTCTTAAGTCTTTTCAGCTCAGCTCCTCAAAAGTAACCTTgggatttaggcatctaaatacctttgaggagctGGGCCTTAATGTTTACTTGACATGGGATTTACAGAAGTGCCTAAGGAGACCCTTGGCAATTGGGCAATAGTGAAagcacacataggctatgtctacactggggggttattgcacaagaacatcttgcacaggaacacgtccacattgccatgtgcaaaacgtgcttttgcacaagagcatccatggcagcatggatattatcttgcgcaagaactctgatggccattttagccatagggctttcttgcacaagaaacccctgctgcacgtccacactgcactcttgtgcaagagctcttgcacaagagagcttacacctgttagaaaagagcataggtCTTGTGCAcaaagccctctcttaccacgccgtactgtaaatcttcttgtacaagagcggatgggcagtgtggacgctctgcagaagaacagccgttcttgcacgataacccgtcagtgtagacatagccataatgtggTGGCAGGGATGGTGACTGAAAAGAGAATCATAATGCAGTGGTGGGTAAGATCATGATGGGCAGTGATAGGATTGTTGCTCTGGTGCTAATTGAGACTGGCTGTGTTGTTACTGATTATAACAGTAACAGCAAGAGAAGATTAAAATgatgcaggggagggaaaggacacGATGATCTGATAATGAAAATAGTGCAGATAATAATTTGCGTGTTGCATATGTTTTCTGCTGACCATCTCAGAGCTCATTACAAacaactacgtctacactggcagcttcttgtacaaaaacttttctgcaagagcatccatggaagtgtagacgctctcttccgcaagaaagctctgatggccattttaaccataggggcttcttgcgaaataaattcatgttgcctgtctacactgccctcttctggaagagctcttgcgcgagagggcttattcctcctggggagaggaataattcttctggaataagccctgttttacaatgctatactgtaaatttacttctggaagaacactcatgcagtgtagacaaccaTTCCTccgcaagaaactgccagtgtagacatagcccaatggAAAATCCTGATGGGGTTGTTGTCACCATACAGTGTTTACCAAAGAAGTAAACCAGCTGTCAGAGAGCTTGAGTGACCTGACCAAACTCACAGAGAAGCAGAGTTGGTAACAAAAATTTGGGGTCTTGACTTAAGGTCTCATTATTAGATAAAACTTAATTTTAGTGAGTAATTATAATGTTATTATTAATGTTCATCGTATTGATTTATAATGATAGTAATAGAGGCATATTGACATGACCAGTGTTTACATTCTTATTACTCCAATTCTGTTTTTCATGACAAAGTTCTTGTCATAGTTAGCTATCACAGAAAACATATTTTTGCTATGCTTCATACACAAAAAACTTAGCCCAATtcagctctcagggtatgtctacactaccaccatagttcgaactagggtggttaatgtaggcaaccggagttgcaaataaagcctgggatttgaatttcccgggcttcacttgcatgttgccgggcgccaccatttttaaatgtccactagttcggactccgtgcccacggctacacgcggcacgaactaggtagttcggattaggcttcctattccgaactacctgtactcctcgtggaacaggtagttcggaataggaagcctaatccaaactacctagttcacgccgcgtgtagccgcgggcatggagtccgaaccagcggggatttaaaaatggcggctcctggcAACATgccaatgaagcccaggaaattcaaatcccgggtttcatttgcaactccggttgcctacattaaccaccctagttcgaactagggtggtagtgtagacataccctcattttttATAGTGATGATGTATTTTGCTGGCCATTAGTATAACTGAAGTTACTCTGGATTCATAGTAATGTAACAGCTCAAAATCTGACCCTATTTGAATACTAATGTGATAATCAGTTCAGGGTCAATTTTAGTTCTGTGTAAATGCCATGCAAGTCTCATTTCCAAAATAGTTCAATGCAACATTGAAATGGCAAGTGTGCTGCGCTAGCCAAGTCCTGCAGTCCTTCCCAGACAAAACTTCAATTGAACTCAGCGGGAGCTTTGCATGGGGAGAGGTGGCAGAAGATGGCTCACTGTGTATATATGCTTCTGATCCAGTTTATAGTGACAACTTAAGAGTGGTCCTCAAAATAAACCCCCTTCTCTTCTATAGATGACATCACTCTTAATGGACTCACGGCCCACCCCAATCTTTCTCTTGCTGACAATAGGAAGAGTTTGACACATGAAGCCCAACCTCAACAAGTTCCACCAATCCCAGGGAGGTTTGATTCGACTGTCTGCATGCTGGGTTCTGAGAGCTTCTCCTCTGGAAAGcactactgggaggtggaggttgTGGGCATTAATGACTGGGACCCTGGAGTGTCCAGAATATCAATACAGAGAAAAGGGAAACTTTCCCTGTCCCCCAAAGAGGGATTCTGGGTTTTCAGTATCAGTGGGAGAGATGGTTGGGCAAAAACAGATCCATGGACCCGGGTCGTGGTGCAGAAAAAGCTGACAAAAATTGGAGTTTACCTTAGTTACCATGATGGACTGGTGACCTTTTTCAATGTAACTGACATGTCTGTGTTGTTCACATTTAGGGATTGTTCATTCTCAGGAGAGGTTTGTCCATTCTTTAAAAATTCCCACAAAGGAACAACAATGAGAATTTGTTCAATTAAAGAGGAATAAATATAATGTAACACTAATGCTGATTTTGTACTGATAGAACTGAAATCATGaatgtatttttatataaaaGGCTGTTTTTAATTCTACATTATTGCTCTGTTTGCATTACATGTTTTGCaattaaatgttttcatttcccAAGGCCTGGCCACCTTCCCTACCTTTTCTTAAGAGTCCAAGCTCCAGACACAACTTCAAAGTACTGTCACCCAGTAACTTTAACAATGCTAATGAAGCTCTGCTAGCCTAAGTCTGTTAATTGGGTTCTCACACATAGCCTCCAGCAAGTAAATTGCTCTGTGGTATTTAGAACAATATCTGACTAACCTCTCAAAAACTCAGTGCTTCTAggcctgtggtcaccaaccaggtgATCGGgattgaccagtcgattgcgaggcaTTCAGGCCCCCCACCCtccattttcccctctcccccgacaagccccactacctacatccagcgtagtgccggcttcccgcggggtggacggaagtcctgcctgcagcttcgaGCCACTTTCAGGGGTtctggaagtgtgctggctgcttccctcccccaatcAGCCCAACCAATGTGTGAGAAGGCAGAGCCATGGGGACAGACACCTTGAAGAACagtcattctgggtatgtctacactacaaagttagttcgaactaacggatgttagttcgaactaactttcataggcactacactagtgctctgttagtttgaatttaattcgaactaacagagcgcttagtttgaactaggtaaacctcattccacgaggattaagcctagtccgaatttactagttcgaattaagggctgtgtagacccttaattcgaactagtgggaggctagccctccccaggtttccctggtggccactctggccaacaccagggaaactcgtatgcccccctcccagtcccggaccccttaaaggggcacaggctggctacggttcccgtgccaggtgcaagcctgccagcacccagccagcagaccctgcacctggcacagatcgagccagccacccgatgccccccaggcctccccctcttcccgggaccaggctggcggctcccaggagcttgcccgggaccgcaagaggcgggcacccgcctgggctagtgcggacatcgtggaccttgtccacgatctccgcactaggcacaggaaagtggccggcttgggcagaatagctgccagcctggccacccaggagcaggtgtgcaagagaatcaagggggtccactgagacccccgaccctgagccctgagcttacaatggccgtcctgggtcagaccaaaggtccatctagcccagtagcctgtctgccgacggtggccaaccctagggaccctggaggggatggaccaatgacagtgaccaagcgatttgtctcatgccatccctctccagccttccacaaaccttgggcagggacaccactcctacccccttgctaataccactccatggacccaagctccatgacttgatctcacttccctttaaactctgttccagttctagccttcacagtctcctgcagcaaggagttgcacaagttgactctttgctttgtgaagaacaactttctgttactactttgaagcctgctacccattcctttccttaggtgtcctctagtccttctttatgggaacttatgaagaacttttctgtatgcaccctctccactccactcgtccttttatagacctctattctgtccccctctgtctcctcttttctaagctgaaaagtcccagtctctttagcctctcttcatatgggacctgttcccaacccctgatcattgtagttgccctcccctctcctagcctctctcttcccctctcccacctccttttcccagtctcccccagttttgttcaataaagacagattccattttggaagacacgttttctttattttgtacatcaggaaggggggctacggaagggtaagtggaaggaggtgagggaggaatggggcacaagcccccgatggtgaggactgggctggctctgcgggcttttgggggtggaagctctcctgcagccccccgattgcctcctctccccagatggcagcctgcggcaagtgcagccgggctgatggccgagtggtgtgatgtgcccagtgtgggtagtccgggcaatccaagccagcaCTGCTTTGCAAgccgggcacccctgagaactgtctgtccggggtgggggtcgggaccctttaagcacagccctcggctatcctgagacagcatctccacgctctaagtccttctctgatgccctgccggcacttcttccggccatccttaagcccggttcagagtccacttaatgtggacatgctagttcgaattagcaaaacgctaatttgaactagttttttagtctggatgcgttagttcaaattagcttagttcgaattaacgttgtagtgtagacataccctctttgattgttcatgtccattccatgtaggtgtgtgtgCGCAGTGTGTACGTGTTGTCAGAGATTTTTTCCTCATCAGTACCTGtcaggccagcagggagccccctggattGGCACCGATATACCAGCCAATATATACCCCTGATGGCCCCCCACCCTCTCAGTTCTTTCTTACCGCCATAACTGTCATTGGAATGTTCCTCAGCTCTTGCTTAGAAAGCACCTTTCTAGTACTTCAGTTGTTCCTATTATCAGTTAATTAGCTGTTAAGAGTTGTTAATTGAGTTACGGTAGTTATCTATGTTTAGTTTGCTGTGCTGTGAGCTTGCGGTGGGGCATGCCCGGACCACAAGGATTTAAGCCTTGCAAGAAATGCCACCTGCCCACACCCTGCAGTGATTCACACTCATCCTGCCTGAAGTGCCTGGGAGAGGCTCACCTTTCCAAGGACTGCAAGATTTGCAAGCCTCACACACAAAGCGGAAGAGAGAATCGCGCCTCAGAATGATCCCcatggaggcagccctaagag comes from Pelodiscus sinensis isolate JC-2024 chromosome 33, ASM4963464v1, whole genome shotgun sequence and encodes:
- the LOC106731418 gene encoding butyrophilin subfamily 1 member A1-like — translated: MEEICHQCFSYFNVCCFLTFVSEWRRAQNNSDEMRKKLDEKEKELEWRRARNNSDDITLNGLTAHPNLSLADNRKSLTHEAQPQQVPPIPGRFDSTVCMLGSESFSSGKHYWEVEVVGINDWDPGVSRISIQRKGKLSLSPKEGFWVFSISGRDGWAKTDPWTRVVVQKKLTKIGVYLSYHDGLVTFFNVTDMSVLFTFRDCSFSGEVCPFFKNSHKGTTMRICSIKEE